From a single Prochlorococcus sp. MIT 0603 genomic region:
- the pstB gene encoding phosphate ABC transporter ATP-binding protein PstB, which produces MSSENKTKTKIELENVSISYAEKVAVRNVYLKIPSGKVTALIGPSGCGKSTILRSLNRMNDLIPNCSLKGRVLYEGQDLYNPNIDPIEVRRRIGMVFQQPNPFPKSIYENIAFGARVNGYKGDMDELIEKSLKKAAVWDECKDKLKDSGYSLSGGQQQRLCIARTIAIEPDVILMDEPCSALDPISTLKIEETMHELKKSFTIIIVTHNMQQALRVSDMTAFYNAESGSGGKTGYLVEFSNTKKLFNNPDRKETKDYIEGKFG; this is translated from the coding sequence ATGTCATCAGAGAATAAAACTAAAACAAAAATTGAGCTTGAAAATGTAAGCATTAGTTATGCTGAAAAAGTTGCTGTCAGAAATGTATATTTGAAAATACCTTCTGGTAAAGTTACTGCCCTAATAGGCCCTTCTGGTTGTGGCAAATCAACCATTCTTAGGTCACTTAATAGAATGAATGACCTCATACCGAATTGCTCTCTTAAAGGTAGGGTTTTGTACGAGGGGCAAGATTTATACAACCCTAATATTGATCCAATAGAAGTGAGAAGACGAATAGGCATGGTATTTCAACAGCCAAATCCTTTCCCAAAAAGCATCTATGAAAATATAGCTTTTGGAGCCAGAGTCAATGGATACAAAGGAGATATGGATGAATTGATTGAAAAGTCACTTAAGAAGGCAGCAGTTTGGGATGAATGCAAAGATAAATTAAAAGATAGTGGGTATAGTCTCTCAGGAGGACAGCAACAAAGACTATGCATAGCAAGAACAATAGCAATTGAACCTGATGTAATACTTATGGATGAACCATGCTCAGCACTAGACCCTATATCGACTTTAAAAATTGAAGAAACAATGCATGAATTAAAGAAATCATTTACCATTATTATAGTTACTCATAATATGCAACAAGCCCTTAGAGTTAGTGACATGACAGCCTTTTATAATGCAGAGTCAGGAAGTGGAGGGAAAACTGGGTACTTAGTAGAATTTAGTAACACTAAAAAATTATTTAACAATCCAGATCGAAAAGAAACTAAGGACTATATCGAAGGTAAGTTTGGTTGA
- the htpG gene encoding molecular chaperone HtpG, giving the protein MAVIEEGQIQIHTENIFPIIKKAVYSDHEIFLRELISNAVDAISKRRMASLAGDCESSDEGRIDITIDKEQKSIRFSDNGIGMTSDEVKKYINQVAFSSAEEFLKKYEQSEEGIIGHFGLGFYSSFMVAENVEIITKSAVKDSTSVKWKCDGSPKFSLEKTEREDIGTDIILYLMEEEMEYIEPERIKNLVRKYCDFMPIDIYLSGESINKRVAPWRKNSNEMEDKDYIDFYNYLYPFQGDPLFWVHLNTDYPYNLQGILYFPKISGRADWETGEIKLYSNQVFVSDSIKEVVPRYLLPLRGVLDSTDIPLNVSRSALQSNRKVRSIGNFISKKIASKLKNLKEDEAKFYANAWDSIAPFIKIGAMEDEKFGEQVDDLIIYRTTRENSFSEDDSIISNDNKYYTSIKDYIERVSKEENSEDIKILYCTDEIAQANPLALWKSQGFEVLLADTVIDSQFIPWIESKKEKVLFQRVDSEIEDQEKDKNPEITNLEGENKTEALKEMIEKSLENTKVTVQIKELKTNSDVPAMILLPEQLRRITDMGALMEQKLPGLPDSHVLLINKCHPMIKGLEKLKASSIIIGTDGNSQNQNLIKEISIHLYEMACLSIGGLDPSKMSGFQKRSADLMGKLISKIV; this is encoded by the coding sequence ATGGCAGTAATCGAAGAAGGACAGATTCAGATACATACTGAAAATATATTCCCTATTATAAAAAAAGCAGTTTATTCAGATCATGAAATATTTCTAAGAGAACTTATCAGCAATGCAGTAGATGCAATAAGTAAAAGAAGAATGGCTTCTCTAGCTGGAGACTGTGAGTCATCAGATGAAGGAAGAATAGATATAACTATTGATAAAGAGCAGAAATCTATTAGATTTTCTGATAATGGAATTGGTATGACTTCTGATGAAGTCAAGAAGTATATTAATCAAGTCGCATTTTCAAGTGCAGAAGAATTCCTAAAAAAATACGAACAATCTGAAGAAGGCATAATAGGTCATTTTGGTTTAGGTTTTTACTCGAGTTTTATGGTAGCTGAGAATGTTGAGATTATTACTAAATCGGCAGTTAAAGATTCTACTTCCGTAAAGTGGAAATGTGATGGCTCTCCTAAGTTTAGCCTAGAGAAAACAGAAAGGGAAGATATTGGAACAGATATAATTTTATATTTAATGGAAGAAGAAATGGAATATATAGAACCAGAAAGAATAAAAAATTTAGTCAGAAAATACTGTGATTTTATGCCTATAGATATATACCTATCTGGCGAGTCTATAAATAAGAGAGTTGCCCCATGGCGAAAAAATTCAAATGAAATGGAAGATAAAGATTATATTGATTTCTATAATTATTTATATCCCTTTCAAGGTGACCCTCTTTTTTGGGTTCATTTAAATACAGATTATCCTTATAATCTGCAAGGTATATTATATTTTCCAAAAATAAGTGGCAGAGCCGATTGGGAAACTGGTGAAATTAAATTGTATAGCAATCAAGTATTTGTTAGTGATTCAATTAAAGAAGTTGTTCCAAGGTATCTATTACCCCTAAGAGGAGTATTAGATTCAACTGACATACCTCTAAACGTAAGCAGAAGTGCTTTACAGTCAAACAGGAAAGTAAGATCTATAGGTAATTTTATTTCAAAGAAAATCGCCTCAAAGCTAAAAAATCTTAAGGAAGATGAAGCAAAATTTTATGCAAATGCATGGGATTCAATTGCACCATTTATTAAGATTGGAGCGATGGAGGATGAGAAATTTGGCGAGCAAGTAGACGACTTAATTATCTACAGAACAACTAGAGAAAATAGTTTTTCTGAGGATGATTCTATAATATCAAATGATAATAAATACTATACTTCTATAAAAGATTACATAGAAAGAGTAAGTAAAGAAGAAAATTCTGAAGACATCAAAATACTATATTGCACGGATGAAATAGCACAAGCCAATCCTCTAGCTTTATGGAAATCGCAAGGTTTTGAAGTGTTATTAGCTGACACTGTTATAGATTCTCAATTTATACCCTGGATAGAGTCTAAAAAAGAAAAAGTGTTATTTCAGAGAGTTGATTCAGAAATAGAAGACCAAGAAAAAGACAAAAATCCTGAGATAACTAATTTGGAAGGAGAAAACAAAACAGAAGCTCTAAAAGAAATGATAGAAAAATCTTTAGAAAATACAAAAGTTACAGTTCAGATTAAAGAATTAAAAACCAATAGTGATGTTCCAGCAATGATTCTTTTACCAGAGCAACTTAGACGGATAACTGATATGGGCGCACTAATGGAACAAAAGCTACCTGGGCTGCCTGACAGTCATGTTCTTTTAATTAACAAATGCCATCCCATGATCAAAGGCTTAGAAAAGCTTAAAGCAAGTTCAATCATTATTGGGACTGATGGAAACTCTCAAAATCAAAACCTTATAAAAGAAATCTCGATTCATCTTTATGAGATGGCCTGTTTAAGCATAGGTGGGTTAGATCCAAGCAAGATGTCAGGCTTTCAAAAAAGGAGTGCTGATCTTATGGGGAAATTAATCTCAAAAATAGTTTAG
- a CDS encoding ATP phosphoribosyltransferase regulatory subunit, protein MPIQAAFGSKDLNPKQVQRNQELTSKLSHLYKQWGYEEVSPPNVERLETLIAGGAISDKEIVKIVADEPLGLRPEMTASIARAATTRLANKQRPLRLWATGTVFKSNEDCDGKYLVEEQLQSGVELIGISGVNAEVELLYLLLEALNILKIRDLDNPILLIGHKSLFNLILKDLNGKVTKNIENFLSNFDLINIENHITDSDVKQKLKEVLKIRGNPKNVLDSLESIYGRNNIFNELKRLFNIIEPIASTHGVKIQLDPTYLSHFDLYTGLIFELTCKYNYCPKIIARGGRYDELINIFSETNKEETGAGFSFSIDNIREMQEEISSIKDRQEKVLIAYNDNKLYQDALILQSQLHDKGVIAMVELNPCETKSLAKEISIKRSFDRVEWIS, encoded by the coding sequence ATGCCAATACAAGCTGCCTTTGGGAGTAAAGACCTTAACCCTAAACAGGTTCAAAGGAATCAAGAATTAACATCAAAATTATCCCATTTGTACAAACAATGGGGATACGAAGAAGTGTCCCCACCAAATGTAGAAAGATTAGAAACATTAATTGCTGGAGGGGCCATATCAGACAAAGAGATTGTCAAGATTGTTGCAGATGAACCACTTGGTTTAAGACCAGAAATGACAGCCTCTATAGCCAGAGCAGCTACTACCAGACTTGCTAACAAACAACGTCCACTAAGACTTTGGGCGACCGGTACAGTTTTCAAAAGCAATGAAGACTGTGATGGTAAATATTTAGTGGAAGAACAACTCCAAAGTGGAGTAGAACTAATAGGCATATCAGGTGTTAATGCAGAAGTTGAACTTCTCTATTTGCTTCTAGAGGCTTTAAACATATTAAAGATACGAGATTTAGACAATCCAATACTTTTAATAGGGCATAAATCATTATTCAATTTAATTCTTAAAGACTTAAATGGTAAAGTCACTAAAAATATTGAAAATTTCTTGTCAAATTTTGATCTCATTAATATAGAAAATCATATAACAGATAGCGATGTAAAACAAAAGTTAAAAGAAGTACTTAAAATCCGAGGAAATCCTAAAAATGTTTTGGATAGTTTAGAATCAATATATGGACGAAACAATATATTTAATGAACTTAAACGTCTTTTTAATATAATAGAACCAATTGCTTCTACTCATGGCGTTAAAATTCAACTAGATCCAACTTATTTATCTCATTTTGATTTATATACAGGATTAATTTTTGAGCTAACTTGCAAATATAATTATTGCCCAAAAATTATAGCAAGAGGAGGCAGATATGATGAATTAATAAACATATTTAGTGAAACTAATAAAGAAGAAACAGGTGCTGGCTTTTCATTCTCAATAGACAATATTCGTGAGATGCAAGAAGAAATAAGTAGTATAAAAGATAGACAGGAAAAGGTTCTTATAGCATATAATGATAATAAACTATATCAAGATGCACTTATACTTCAATCTCAATTACATGATAAAGGAGTTATTGCCATGGTTGAACTAAATCCATGTGAAACTAAATCATTAGCAAAAGAAATATCGATCAAAAGAAGCTTCGATAGAGTTGAATGGATATCATAA
- a CDS encoding inositol monophosphatase family protein: MNKRICEQVASDSCLTKRELDRLSLVSRKASEIGGGILMKYYRKIDSINSKSVQGDLVTNADIEAEKEVISFLNSETPEIGIFAEESGISGPNTDYIWYIDPLDGTTNYAHGYPFFACSIGLAWKGRPLLGSIRIPFFNETYWACPGLGSFCNNESLSVSSVKTLNESLLVTGFAYDRKTTPDNNYAEFCWLTNKSHGVRRGGSAALDLAFIAAGRLDGYWERGLSPWDIAAGVPIVELAGGIVSDYKNSTFNLKTGRILACNPYIQQELVFELSKVKPLEAKSFGG, from the coding sequence ATGAATAAACGTATTTGCGAACAAGTTGCAAGTGATTCTTGCTTAACAAAAAGAGAATTAGACCGACTCTCCCTAGTATCGCGTAAGGCTAGTGAAATTGGCGGGGGGATATTAATGAAATATTATCGAAAAATTGATTCGATTAATAGCAAGAGTGTTCAAGGTGATCTAGTAACGAATGCAGATATTGAAGCTGAAAAGGAAGTGATTTCATTCCTAAATAGTGAAACACCTGAAATTGGCATATTTGCGGAAGAATCAGGGATTTCTGGTCCTAATACTGATTATATATGGTACATAGATCCATTAGACGGTACAACGAATTATGCACATGGATACCCATTCTTTGCATGTTCTATAGGACTAGCATGGAAAGGAAGGCCTTTACTTGGGTCTATTAGAATTCCATTTTTCAATGAGACTTACTGGGCTTGCCCAGGACTTGGTTCCTTTTGTAATAATGAAAGTCTTTCAGTTTCATCAGTCAAAACACTAAACGAATCTCTACTAGTGACTGGCTTTGCTTACGACAGAAAAACTACACCAGATAATAACTATGCAGAGTTTTGTTGGTTAACAAATAAATCCCATGGTGTTAGAAGAGGTGGATCAGCAGCACTGGACCTAGCATTTATTGCTGCGGGAAGATTAGATGGCTATTGGGAACGAGGCTTGTCCCCATGGGACATTGCCGCTGGAGTACCAATTGTTGAACTGGCAGGAGGAATTGTTAGTGACTATAAAAATAGTACATTCAATCTGAAAACAGGTAGGATTCTTGCCTGCAACCCATATATTCAACAAGAGCTTGTATTTGAACTAAGTAAAGTTAAACCTCTGGAGGCAAAGTCTTTTGGAGGATAA
- a CDS encoding indolepyruvate ferredoxin oxidoreductase subunit alpha: MPHSIKSDLCEGIALCVEACPVDCIKQRDGKNQKGTNFYFIEFSKCIDCGVCLAVCPIQGAVIPEERANEQKTYK; the protein is encoded by the coding sequence ATGCCGCATTCTATAAAAAGTGATTTATGCGAAGGTATAGCACTTTGTGTTGAAGCATGTCCTGTGGATTGCATTAAGCAAAGGGATGGAAAGAATCAAAAAGGTACAAATTTTTATTTTATTGAATTCTCCAAATGCATTGACTGTGGGGTTTGCTTAGCAGTTTGTCCAATACAAGGTGCGGTAATACCTGAAGAAAGAGCTAACGAGCAAAAAACGTATAAATAA
- a CDS encoding peroxiredoxin, translating to MQRFIVTIIAIILVLTPQAMLASTQDILNINKVAPVFNLQGYNNIDKGKFNWSLTDFKGKWIVLYFYPQDSTPGCTIEAKKFEELSNKFDNQNALIVGISNNSMESHISFCDDQNLHLTLLSDTDGIVSKKYSSWQDSYSKRNTFLIDPNGIIKYSWQNVNASKHPKEVLNELLKQREI from the coding sequence TTGCAAAGATTTATAGTAACAATAATAGCCATAATACTAGTACTTACCCCTCAAGCTATGTTGGCTTCTACCCAAGATATTCTAAATATAAATAAGGTAGCACCAGTTTTTAATTTACAAGGCTACAATAATATAGATAAGGGTAAATTCAATTGGTCATTAACAGATTTTAAAGGCAAATGGATAGTATTATACTTCTACCCACAAGATTCAACTCCAGGTTGTACTATAGAAGCCAAAAAATTTGAGGAATTAAGTAATAAATTTGACAACCAGAATGCCTTGATAGTAGGGATCAGTAACAATTCAATGGAAAGTCACATAAGCTTCTGTGATGATCAGAATCTTCATCTAACGCTACTATCAGACACAGATGGCATAGTAAGTAAGAAATATTCCTCATGGCAAGATTCTTATTCTAAAAGAAATACTTTTTTAATAGATCCAAATGGAATAATCAAATATAGTTGGCAAAATGTAAATGCAAGCAAACATCCAAAAGAAGTATTGAATGAACTACTAAAGCAAAGAGAAATTTAA
- the rpmB gene encoding 50S ribosomal protein L28 has protein sequence MSRVCELSGTKANNGMAVSHSHIRTKKLQQANLQKRRLWWEEGKKWLNLRISTRTLKSIQKKGLDSYAKSQGIDLNKL, from the coding sequence ATGTCTAGAGTCTGCGAACTATCTGGAACAAAAGCTAATAATGGCATGGCCGTTAGCCACTCCCACATACGTACCAAAAAATTACAACAGGCAAATCTTCAGAAACGACGCCTCTGGTGGGAAGAGGGCAAAAAATGGTTAAATCTTCGTATATCCACTCGCACTTTAAAATCTATCCAAAAGAAAGGCTTAGATTCTTATGCTAAGTCGCAAGGAATAGATTTAAATAAGCTATAA